AAATCGTGATCCGCTCGATTAGCGATACCCATTAATTCCCCAAATCCCTTGTCTCCGCCAGAGGCGGATCCGCCTTGGGAGGAAAAGGGAAATTTATATTCAATGTCGATCGTTGCCTTGGAATAGTGCGCCAACTCTTTTCCCTTCTGCTCATATTTACGGAGATTTTCCTTTTTAATTCCCAGATCCAGAAACCACTGCATGCTCAAATTCACCCATTCATCAAACCATTTTTTATCATCTTTTGGATTGATGAAATATTCCAGTTCCATCTGTTCGAATTCGCGCGAGCGGAAAATAAAATTCCCCGGTGTAATTTCATTGCGGAATGCTTTTCCAATTTGAGCAATTCCAAATGGTATTCTAAACCGCATAGCCGCCCTTACAGTATCAAAATTCACAAATATATTTTGTGCTGTTTCCGGTCGGAGATAAGCAACAGATGCCGTATCTTCAGTAGGTCCGACGTGTGTTTTGAACATTACATCAAAATTCTTCTCTTCTGTGAATTCACCGCCACAATCCGGACATTTTTCCTTGATCATTAGATCATCCGCTTTAAATCGATGATGACATTTTTTACACTCAACCAAAACATCAGAGAATCCACCAACATGACCGCTGATTTCCCAGACCTTCGGATTGGTGATGATAGTGGAATCCTGCCCCACTACATCGTTGCGCATTTGCACAAACCTCTTCCACCAGGCTTTTTTAATATTATTTTTTAATTCAACTCC
This sequence is a window from Patescibacteria group bacterium. Protein-coding genes within it:
- a CDS encoding glycine--tRNA ligase, whose protein sequence is MNKNTEQDKMEKLVSLCKQRGFIFPSGEKYGGLQGFWDFGPLGVELKNNIKKAWWKRFVQMRNDVVGQDSTIITNPKVWEISGHVGGFSDVLVECKKCHHRFKADDLMIKEKCPDCGGEFTEEKNFDVMFKTHVGPTEDTASVAYLRPETAQNIFVNFDTVRAAMRFRIPFGIAQIGKAFRNEITPGNFIFRSREFEQMELEYFINPKDDKKWFDEWVNLSMQWFLDLGIKKENLRKYEQKGKELAHYSKATIDIEYKFPFSSQGGSASGGDKGFGELMGIANRADHDLKAHGFTYKDDITQEEFIPFVIEPSIGVERAALAFLLDAYTEVEGGRTTTTESNKEKEMVLKLHKDLAPYKVAILPLSKKENLTKMSLDIFDELKVKHMVVYDQVASIGRRYRRQDEIGTPYCVTVDFESLEDKAVTVRDRDTMEQERVPVSELLAYINKKLES